The Solanum lycopersicum chromosome 8, SLM_r2.1 DNA segment TTGCGCCAactctcattattattattttcatataatgaaGTGCGattgaatttaattataataatttgaatcttCAAATTGCATACACAAGATATTTAAAAGCAAGAAATAGAGTTAAAAGAAGTTGATTACATGTTTATTGTagtattgttttttgttttttactgtttttttaaaaaaaataaattgatatagtAAAAGATTTCACGAGTATGATCATAATTGAGTGTTAAAAGCATTAGAAATGATGAGATTTAAttcaaacaattaaaaaagactATCACTAtcgatttttaatttaaatatgtttactTTACTGAAACGACAAAGCATATGTAATTGTAATTGCTATAAAGAAATTGGATGAAGTaatggaataagaaaattattagaGTTATATGATAAAAGAGAGTAGTTTGCAATGTGATTAGGCCAAATGACAAGTTTTTGAAAAGCcacttaataattttataacagagttaataaatattgtaataaaaatatttaatagaaaaataaaaagtatttaattttataaactttttatttttttaaaaaaattagttttaaaaggAGCCACACATGTTGTTATCACCACAgttttatatagaaaaataatgaaatgatgggTGTTACTTTCAAGGGAAAATTACGATGGATAAATTATGCATCGATTCtcgttattttttttaacttctaaCACTATTGTAATTGTACTTGTACGTGAACGTAAtaacccgctaggtcgttttgaaaATTAGAactatttttactctttttgaaaaaaaattaagggggTATTTTAACTATTGATAACTACAAGTACCTGATGAAACTTTTATTCAAtaagtaatatagataataGATTAGTGGGTTTCACGGTTAACATACTCTTGTTCAGAAAATAAAAGGGGTGGAGGCAGAAACTTACCGTAAGCACGAACAAGAGGAAAAACAATAAGAATTGCTCAGGTAAACGCAAgcaattttcattctttctcaattctgcaTATTAAAATAGGTTGTCAGAGGGCATtagattgttgttattattttattcttatgttgttatttaagggtattttttttattttcatgggTAAGATGTAGTGTATAGTGAGTtgagaatttatttattatcacgGATTGGGATTTCTAGGGACGTTAGTGTGGTTATTAGGTGATAGTCTAATAAAATCCTAATCGCTAGACGTATTGGGAAAATCTGTAAATTTGATCTGCAAATTTTCCTCCCGTATAATTAAATTTTGCATAAGAATGATGGGGAAAAGTGTTGAgccaatcattggacaatgattgccaatgattggcatgtGACAAACAATTTGGCCAAATTGTCACTTGTACAGAATGACAATTTGGAGGAAACGTTGCAGGCTTGCGACGTTGTGCATCGTTAATGGGTggaattattcttattttattcatttataaaattaatttactagtttgatatattgagataggtaattaattattgaatatatattatatgatctaaaattgaatttttgtgtatttaagaaattaaggttaaattcttggcttgaaatttaacaaattggcatataaattatatcaagatttgacgtttgattagagatatgagtgagtttagggtctatgatatacctataataatttgaatgtccacaaactcgcttacttatgaatattgcatcattggtaGATCGTGAACGTTACGGAACTTTGcaaaaagggaaggaactatCTTAAAGATTCGTGACACGAATTCGGCACTTGAGGTATGTTAAggctttttagacttgttgaagggcgttttcctaattaaagattaaaaatgaaaatagaccaaggggtaagggcgaaagatgggggtctcgtatcaatggtgtgacgggcattggtacgagtactggtgttataaaacggaaagttactactatagaatgtggTTTGTAAATTTGAGTATTtaccaaagcatatgggcattagctgatatattattggcttgaaatccttgtgtgattgtgttttctttattacacccgtatagttgtgataatcgAGGTGGTTATGTAGTATGTCGATATTTGACTGATTCaggtgcatcatcatccccttttattgatataatatattgtgtacatgcattgacatgagattgactataagttgggcacgtggagatcgtccgtgctggggatgatgagatgttaagattgtaatttgggcacgtggagaccgtccgtgcgaaaattatttgatattatgatagtgcgttgagattgtccgcacagacacgtggagatcgtccgtgtcggtatatgaacctcgcgagtcccccatgggtcatgaactctcgatgtatttccgaggagtatcatgtatatacggttgagtgagtactgggtattctgagacatatcattacatggcatcatattgcattgcatttcatcccatcattcattcttgatgactatatgtttcgtttggtgtttggaaaatattaaatgttgatttcctttattgatgaaacttaaatagtaagtgtaatatatatatatatatatatatatatacacacacacttgtataatctaagaatttattttcttatataactcccgtcactacttcttcgttgtcggtcaatgagacatactgggtacacgtggtttcgtactcatactacgtttgttgcactctttgtggtgcagattcgattccgagtagaagcacatctcgtggagcaatttgagtccgagcttggagttgtggtgagctgcttgactgttccgtggcccacacctccctctatcttttatttattctgttattagcattcaaacaggatatcccttatgttagatttgtcatttagtttcagatttgcatcgaattttagaagctcttgtacttaagacaccaattcttggggtgatatattttatcttccgcatttcgtacttataaggaactcaatgttggagattcttactaAGCGTTGAtctttttttactcatttgttggtttagttgggttaatatgttggatTGGCTCATGTTAATGATCataattagtataattttactaatattatttataaggTAAATAAGTCTGTTAATAAAAGGTGCTCGTAATAAAATGGATAATCTAATAGAAGCTATAATTTAAAAAGGTTGTACgataaatttaatcaattttaatttttacactATCATAATAATGAAAGTGTTTAAATCTTTAAACTCTGTTCACGAGTTATTCTGAAACAAGAAATAGAGTTGTAGTAATTAATTACTACATTTTTATAGATATAAAGATACTATAAATTAGTAGTCGTTTAATGTATTAGTATTATCATTATTGAGTGATTATATTAAGGATTAATTTGCACTAgcttttatcattttctttttcatttaacAAAATGTGATCGAACTGgattataataatttgaagatttcaattattataattCAGTACAATCATATTGCtttaaatgaaaaacaaaataacGAGAGTTGATGCAAATGAACTGAttcttatcattattttataattactagataatatttgtatattaaatgAGTACAAATCATAGTATCTTTAATCCTATAAAAATTGTTCTAATTAATTACTTCAATGTGATAGTActggataattttttttcaatttgttaaACTTTCCCTAACTCTGTTGATATTTTTTCTGCTTAGTGAACATATGACATACTTGAAATGTGTTTTTTCAAGCAAGTAGATGATTCATATCAACAACAAATAGAGAGCAATTTGTGAGAGAATATTTCATTCATCAACATTGTTACACGATAATATGGCTATATAAATTTAGTGGCGGatccaaaattttaacaaaGGGATTGAGGCTAGGAAAATTAAGCCCTCTTCATCACCGAGTCAAGGGCCGCACTTGTGTTAGTGGGgtcaaaagataatatatacatataaattttaaaaattgatcaaatatatatatatatatatatatatatatatatatatatatatatatatatatatatatatatatatatatatatatatatatatatatatatatatatatatatatatatatatatatatatatatatatatatatatatatatatatatatatatatatatacacggtGTTATTTTTCAATGAAGTGGGCTTGACCCTATGTGGGTTCGCCCCTGTATAAACCTAATCGCTTCCTAACTGTCTAACCTTGAGATAAGCTCCTATTCTGGGCAGTTATAGGACAATTCTGTCAGCTTAACAAACTGTTTCGTTACCAAATTATCCTTGAATTCTTCTTTATACTCTTAACACTCTCCCCTCAAGCTAGATGCATGTTGAACCCCACAGGCGAGCCCTGAGCGTTGAGCGTTGGGTGTGCTTAGGGCGTGCAATCGGACGCTTAGGGCGTAAGTCTTACAAAATTAAGCCCCACAGTTGAGTTTCAGAGCGTTTTGCTGGAGCCTGCCCCAagatgagccccgaagcgagtcccaatagaattttttaaaacactggATGTAAccataaataaatcaaagtcACGAAAAAACATATATGAAAAGAGTGTATGATTCAATATCTAAGAAACAATTCATATTGAAAATATCCATTTACctaatatattttgtaatttttactATAAATCAAATTGAGAACTAAATTGTATTTCATaaaacatgtttttattttgattggTATAAcaaattttccaattttaaGGGTGTTTTCAaaagatcttttttttaaaagggtaaaattgtTAGGTAGAAATTGAATTTGGAGGAATGTAAATATCTATATCTATTTTTGTTGACATATAAATTCATTGTATTTCGTATTTTAGACTTGAAAAAAAAGTACTACTCATTTATGATGATTTGATGGAGTATTTGACCCGTGACTTTTGATGGAGTAATAAAATCCAACAATTTGCATATTTGGGTCAGCCCACTTTTTGTTTCAACAGAACACCAAATCGAGCTCTTTCTTCTTCACTGCACTGTTGTTTTCCGCTAGGGTTTCAGGTATGCTTCTCCTTTTCCAATTTCTGCAGTTTTAAGCTCATCTTGTATTGAAATTATTGCTGATTTCAGTGAATTGGAGGAAAAATAATCCGTTTTTCTCCTGGAACTTTAACGGTGTTACAGATTTCTGGTGTAATAAATCTCTGAGCAGGTTCTACTGATTTTATTGACTTGTTAGATTCTTCAATTTACTTGAAACGTATTTAGAACTTAGCATAGCTTCAACAGTTTGCAGTAGATTTTTTGCTGCGTTTTAACCATTTTTCTTACTTAATTTTTGGTTGATTCGGGAAAAAATGTCTGTCTTCACCCTTCCCTTTTGTTTCCTGTTCTTATTTGTCTCCGGCGGAAATTGGAGCAAGGATTTACTGAGCTGTTGATGTATCTAGGGTTTCATTAGACTGAACTCATAAAATTCTGATAGCTAGTTAAGATAATTTAGGAGGAGCTATTTAGTTTTCTTGTCTAAAATTTTCagtaaatttgaaataaaatgtcTCGAACTCATCTTTGGAAATGTTACAGAATTTAGATTAGTGGTGCGAAAGTCTAGTTTTATTCCTTTGGTTGCGTTGCCTTTTTTTAGTTGTtagatttgtaatttatttgtCAAACTTGGTTAATGGGATAAAAtccattttccttttaaaatgtTGGTGTAGCAATCACATGTTGTTTCATTTACTTAAAAatcttcaattatttatttgtctttTGCCTATGCCATATATATGAGGTGCATATTTTGAAGTAGTTCTCTGAAGGCATTTTTCACACTTCCAGGGATGCATAAAGTTTGTATCTTTAAGTGGAAAGAATTGCTTATAGTTTGAGGATATTGTTATGTTACCAGGAGCATGATGTTTTGTGATTGGTGTTAAATTTCTTGATGGTCTTGTTAATGTTGAGAGTTGATATACTTTTCTGTTTTCCCAGTAGTAGGTGTGTATTGAAAATGTCAAGAGTCTATGTTGGAAATCTGGACCCTAGGGTCAGTGAAAGAGAGCTTGAAGATGAATTCCGCAtctttggagttataagaaggTAAAGGAAGTTCCAAGATTTACATCTCTTCATGATTAATATGAATGGCTGTATTTGACAACTGAATCTTCCCCTTATTATTTCCCTTCATCCTCACCATCCCTTGTTGAAATTGAGTCATTAAATTACCCATCATAATTGACATTTGTGCAATTTGTTCTGTTGTTGGTTTTAATTTGTTGAGGCGTACCACCTTAGGCCATTGATGTTGCTACGTAAGCCCATTAATACTGATTCCTTTATCTCCATTATATGATGCTTATGATTATTTGAAATTTGGTTCAAATTGGTTCTTTTAGGAGTAGGGTGGAAGACATAAAcaacttataataatattattttacttttttttttggataagaatgatATCTAAGACACTGTGTCCACCTCGATTATTCCACCCAATACTTGCTACAATCTCTCATCAGTAAAGGTACCAGTTAATTAAGTCTACCGAGGCTTAGGCAGATGGGAAGAAAtgatctagttttttttttgtctctgtGGGTATTTGAACCTTGGTCTTCAATGAAGGTTTCTCTCCTGGGATTTTACAAAGGATGGAAAGATGCTTCATGTCTACCTTTCTGGCcatgcataattttttattgaactaaATTTTATTCTGGTCTTGGTTGAAGAGGAACAGGGTTGTGATGAGCAAGTTGAACAGAAAGAAAAACAAGTTGACCTCTCTCTGTATTGTTATTCTTTGCAAAATGAGTGAACATGTTACAAATATTGTTCACCGATCAAAAAAATGAACATGTTATAGATATTGTGGTTGAGCAAATTAAGTTGCATTTGCTGGAAAAGTCTAAAAGTGGAAAGAACAGTTTAGGAGTGACccattgaaaagaaaagaatccTGTAAGCAACCAGAAGGAAATGaacatatttttacattttaaattaattggcAGGGGGGGGGGGATTCTTGAAGGTAGTTCATACGAGCTAAAGTTTTACTTCAGTCTTCAGTTGAATATCATCAGAAACATTATCTGTGATTGTACTTTTGTGGAAAGAGGAACTATCATGAGAATGGTTATTGAAGTTTATGCTTTTAGCAAATGCTTATGTAAATAGTTCTGTGAAAATAGTGCTTGGGCTAGAGTAGTACTAGAATGGGTGACTCCATGAGGACAGGGATAGAGTAGTACTAGAATGGGTGACTCCATGAGGACAGGGATAGAGTAGTACTAGAATGGGTGACTCCATGGGAAGTCCTCATGCTCCATCTCTGCTTTACATAGTTACCATTCCccgaaaaagaaaaatgtaaagaTCACGTAATCTCAAGTTATTTTTTTGCATGAACATTATCCCTACCATACACAATGAAGTCATACATTTTCCTTTGTTAGATGAAGACCTGGGAGTCTAGCCTGGCTAGGTGGAGCCATTTGCTCATAAGTTTTTATCTCTTAAGAGACTTAGTTGCAGTTCACCTACAATCTTAGACATATTTTATGGTATTCAACTGCTACAAGTCCATCATTCCTAACTCACAAATTTGTTTACAGTGTTTGGGTTGCAAGACGCCCCCCTGGCTACGCTTTTATTGACTTCGATGATCGGCGGGATGCACAAGATGCAATCAAAGAGCTGGATGGTATGGCTTTTTGTCTTTGTTCATGGTCATGCTATAATTGGCCTTTCTCTGAGATAAAACCCCAATTTAGTTAGTCTATACATGTGTTTCTGTCTATTTGTTTCTTGCCATAGCATTTCTAAACACTGGTGATATGTTGAGCTACGAAGCAATCCTTTGATGGAAATTTATCCCTGCTTCTATGACATAGGTAAGAATGGATGGAGAGTGGAGCTTTCACATAATTCTAGAGGTGGAGGTGGTGGGGGCCGTGGAGGAGGTCGAGGTCGATCTGGAGGCTCTGATTTGAAGTGCTACGAATGTGGTGAATCAGGTCATTTTGCTCGTGAGTGC contains these protein-coding regions:
- the LOC101248804 gene encoding serine/arginine-rich splicing factor RSZ22A isoform X1 encodes the protein MSRVYVGNLDPRVSERELEDEFRIFGVIRSVWVARRPPGYAFIDFDDRRDAQDAIKELDGKNGWRVELSHNSRGGGGGGRGGGRGRSGGSDLKCYECGESGHFARECRTRGGPGAGRRRSRSPPRYRRSPSYGRSRSYSPRGRSPRRRSPSPRGRSYSRSPYRGREEAPYVNGNGLRECHRSRS
- the LOC101248804 gene encoding serine/arginine-rich splicing factor RSZ22A isoform X2, whose product is MSRVYVGNLDPRVSERELEDEFRIFGVIRSVWVARRPPGYAFIDFDDRRDAQDAIKELDGKNGWRVELSHNSRGGGGGGRGGGRGRSGGSDLKCYECGESGHFARECRTRGGPGAGRRRSRSPPRYRRSPSYGRRSYSPRGRSPRRRSPSPRGRSYSRSPYRGREEAPYVNGNGLRECHRSRS